From the Armatimonadota bacterium genome, the window AGCTGGGTGAGTTCGCCCCGACCCGCACCTTCCGGGGGCATCCGGGGCACCACACCGACCGCACAACACGCAAGAAGTGAGGCAGAGAGATGGCACACGCAATAGCAAAATACGTGCGTGTATCGCCGCGTAAAGCGCGGTTGCTCATAGAGGCGATTCGGGGACAGTATGTACCCGAGGCCGTGGCGTTTCTGCGCTTTTCGCCGCAACGTGCCGCCCGTCCTATCCTGAAGGTAGTGCAATCGGCGGCAGCAAATGCAGCGTTCTTGGCGGAGCGCGACGGGGGGACCATCGACGAAAACGCGCTGAAAATCGTGCATGCTGTCGTGGACGAAGGTCCCCGCTTGAAGCGTTACCGCCCGCGCGCGATGGGACGTGCTTATCCCATCATCAAGCCCACCTGCCATATCAGGGTAGAGGTGGAGGAAGTACCGCGCCCACAGCCTGCGGGGCGACGAGCGCGACATACCGACGGCGGAACCGCGCCGAAAGCACCGACGAGCGAAAGCTAGCGTGAGAGAACCGAAGGAGGTTCAGTTTGGGACAGAAGATTCATCCAATCGGTTTTCGCGTGGGTATTATCCGCGACTGGGACAGTCGCTGGTACTCGGCGAAGGACTACGCAAAATGGGTATATGAGGATTACAAGATACGTCGCTTCTTGAAAAAGGACTTGCCCAAGCGTCGTCCGGAACTGGCTTCGGCAGCCATTTCGCGCGTGGAGATCGAGCGCGCAGCGAATCGGGTCGAAGTTACCATCTTCTCGGCGCGGCCGGGCATCCTGATTGGTCGGCAGGGACGAGGGTTGGAAGAGATACGCCAGGCACTGGTGCATCTGCTCGACCCGACGTACCGCTGGCGTGCGGCACGCCAGAAAGATGCTCGTCCGAACGTGGAGGTACACGTGCACGTGCAAGAGGTCAACGAGCCGGATAAGGATGCGCAGCTGGTGGCGGAGAACATTGCCCAGCAAATCTCGCGCCGTGTGTCGTACAAGCGCGCCATGCGGCAGGCTATCCTGCGCACCATGCGTGCAGGGGCACTGGGCATCAAGGTGCGTGTAGCAGGTCGCCTTGCTGGCGCGGAAATGGCGCGTTCCGAAGTGGATAAGATGGGCAAGATTCCTTTGCAGACCATACGAGCGGACGTGGATTACGGTTTTGCAGAAGCACCCACGACCTACGGCAACATCGGCGTGAAGGTGTGGATTTATCGCGGCGATATTCTGCCCGGACAGAAGGTGGAAGAAGAGAGCCGGGAAGTGACACCGGTAGTGCCACAGGAAGGCGAACGTCCCGCCGGACGCCGCCGCCGGGGTCGCCGGGGAGGAAGGAGGCAACGCGGCAATGTTGATGCCGAAACGAGTTAAGTATCGCCGACAACATCGCGGGCGACGTAAGGGCAAGGCGTCGGGAGCCACCAAGCTGGATTTCGGCGAGTACGGGCTGCAGGCGCTGGAGTCCTGCTGGATGACCAGCAACCAGATTGAAGCCGCCCGTATCGCGATGACCCGTCACGTGCGCCGTGGCGGAAAAATCTGGATTCGCGTCTTTCCCGATAAGCCCTACACCAAAAAGCCCGCGGAGACCCGCATGGGCAGCGGCAAGGGCGCGCCAGCGGGATGGGTAGCAGTAGTGAAACCAGGACGTATTCTGTTCGAGATGGCTGGCGTGCCGGAAGATCTGGCACGCGAAGCGATGCGCCTGGCATCGCATAAACTACCGATTGCTACCAAATTCGTTACACGACGGGATTTCGAGGGAGAATATGAAACCGTTGAAACCAGAGGAACTCCGCAAGCTGAGCCTGCCGGAGCTGCAGCAGAGGCTGCAGCAGGAAATGGAGAGGCTGTTCCAACTCCGACAGAACAAGGCAATGCGGAAATTGAGTGATACAGCAAGCATCCGCATCACGCGGCATAACATCGCGCGCCTGCATACCATCATCACCGAGAAGCAGCGTGCGCAAAAGAGCGCGTAACGGATGGGGGGAACATCAATGGCTGAAAACAAGGTAATCACGCGCGGACGCCGCAAAGTGCGTGTGGGAGTGGTGGTCAGCGACCGG encodes:
- the rplP gene encoding 50S ribosomal protein L16, which gives rise to MLMPKRVKYRRQHRGRRKGKASGATKLDFGEYGLQALESCWMTSNQIEAARIAMTRHVRRGGKIWIRVFPDKPYTKKPAETRMGSGKGAPAGWVAVVKPGRILFEMAGVPEDLAREAMRLASHKLPIATKFVTRRDFEGEYETVETRGTPQAEPAGAAAEAAAGNGEAVPTPTEQGNAEIE
- the rpsC gene encoding 30S ribosomal protein S3; its protein translation is MGQKIHPIGFRVGIIRDWDSRWYSAKDYAKWVYEDYKIRRFLKKDLPKRRPELASAAISRVEIERAANRVEVTIFSARPGILIGRQGRGLEEIRQALVHLLDPTYRWRAARQKDARPNVEVHVHVQEVNEPDKDAQLVAENIAQQISRRVSYKRAMRQAILRTMRAGALGIKVRVAGRLAGAEMARSEVDKMGKIPLQTIRADVDYGFAEAPTTYGNIGVKVWIYRGDILPGQKVEEESREVTPVVPQEGERPAGRRRRGRRGGRRQRGNVDAETS
- the rplV gene encoding 50S ribosomal protein L22 — translated: MAHAIAKYVRVSPRKARLLIEAIRGQYVPEAVAFLRFSPQRAARPILKVVQSAAANAAFLAERDGGTIDENALKIVHAVVDEGPRLKRYRPRAMGRAYPIIKPTCHIRVEVEEVPRPQPAGRRARHTDGGTAPKAPTSES